From Riemerella anatipestifer ATCC 11845 = DSM 15868, a single genomic window includes:
- a CDS encoding anthranilate synthase component I family protein codes for MVKIKTESKVLMGDLHTPMGTYLKLRDIFRDTILLESTEHNADNGSYSFIGVNAIAGIEINNYESYEIKFPNLPPQKLNFQEGVLLTDVLQDFAENFKCEEVENTIDKMAQGFFGYTSYEAIPFFESIKFKPQNKETEIPILRYRFYQYIIAFNHTNDEMRIIENKIEGLNSEISYLEDIINHKSIAVYPFESVEQETSNLEDAEYLEMVKQAQKHAFRGDTFQMVLSRRFQQKYRGDEFQVYRALRNINPSPYLFFFDYGDYKLMGSSPESQLIIKNKKAIIHPIAGTFKRTGNIQEDLAAAKDLKADPKENAEHTMLVDLARNDLSKLGKNVSVSKLKEIQFFSSVIHMVSEVTAELSDNINPYEMIATTFPQGTLSGAPKYKAMELIDLYEPTSRGYYGGCIGFVGFDGTCNQAIMIRTFLAKNNHLYYQAGAGVVAKSSPESELQEVNNKLNALKKAIKKAETLNRA; via the coding sequence ATGGTTAAAATTAAAACAGAGTCTAAAGTTCTTATGGGAGATTTACACACACCTATGGGAACTTATCTGAAACTTCGTGATATATTTAGAGATACAATTCTTTTGGAGAGTACGGAACATAATGCAGATAACGGTAGCTACTCTTTCATAGGAGTAAATGCGATTGCTGGTATAGAGATAAATAATTATGAAAGTTATGAAATTAAATTTCCCAACCTGCCACCACAAAAATTAAACTTTCAAGAGGGTGTCCTCCTAACAGATGTTCTCCAAGATTTTGCAGAAAATTTCAAATGTGAAGAGGTGGAAAATACTATTGACAAAATGGCTCAGGGCTTTTTTGGCTATACAAGTTATGAAGCTATTCCTTTCTTTGAGTCTATTAAGTTTAAACCTCAAAACAAGGAAACGGAAATCCCAATTCTTAGATATAGATTTTATCAGTACATCATTGCTTTTAATCACACCAATGATGAAATGAGAATTATAGAGAATAAGATAGAGGGATTAAATTCGGAAATATCTTATTTAGAGGATATTATCAATCATAAATCTATAGCGGTATATCCGTTTGAAAGCGTAGAACAAGAAACCTCTAACCTTGAAGATGCAGAATATCTAGAAATGGTAAAACAGGCTCAAAAACACGCTTTCAGAGGAGATACTTTCCAAATGGTGCTTAGCCGAAGGTTTCAGCAAAAATACAGAGGTGATGAATTCCAAGTGTATAGAGCTTTAAGGAATATCAATCCTTCGCCATATCTTTTTTTCTTTGATTATGGAGATTATAAGTTGATGGGATCTAGCCCTGAAAGTCAGTTGATTATCAAAAATAAAAAAGCCATTATTCACCCTATCGCGGGTACTTTTAAAAGAACAGGAAATATTCAGGAAGATTTAGCGGCGGCAAAAGACTTAAAAGCCGACCCAAAAGAAAATGCAGAACATACGATGTTGGTAGATTTAGCTCGAAATGACCTTAGTAAATTAGGGAAAAATGTTAGTGTTTCTAAACTAAAGGAAATCCAGTTTTTTTCATCAGTGATACATATGGTAAGCGAAGTAACTGCCGAATTAAGCGACAATATCAATCCATACGAAATGATAGCGACTACCTTTCCACAGGGTACATTGAGTGGTGCTCCTAAATACAAAGCTATGGAACTTATTGATTTGTACGAGCCTACTTCAAGAGGATATTATGGCGGTTGCATTGGCTTTGTAGGATTTGATGGAACTTGCAACCAAGCGATTATGATTAGAACTTTTTTAGCCAAGAATAATCACCTTTATTATCAGGCAGGAGCTGGAGTTGTGGCAAAATCTTCTCCAGAAAGCGAACTACAAGAAGTTAATAACAAACTTAATGCTTTGAAAAAAGCCATTAAAAAAGCGGAAACTCTAAATAGAGCTTAA
- the purC gene encoding phosphoribosylaminoimidazolesuccinocarboxamide synthase, protein MSQKGAMLYEGKAKQVFATDKADEVIVRFKDDATAFNAQKKGQVDKKGQMNNAITTLIFQYLNEKGIPTHFIKQLDDREQLVKKVDIIPLEMVVRNYSAGSMAQRLGMEEGIKSPITIFDICYKKDELGDPLINDYHAIFLGAATREELDEMYSLTGRINQILIELFDKMNIILVDFKIELGKTSDGQIILADEISPDTCRLWDKDTMKKLDKDRFRRDLGGVTEAYEEIYERLKKVLA, encoded by the coding sequence ATGAGTCAGAAAGGAGCTATGCTTTACGAAGGTAAGGCGAAACAGGTATTCGCTACAGATAAAGCAGACGAGGTGATTGTTCGTTTTAAAGATGATGCTACGGCATTTAATGCTCAAAAAAAAGGACAAGTAGATAAGAAAGGGCAAATGAATAATGCCATTACAACGCTTATTTTTCAATATCTTAATGAGAAGGGAATTCCTACCCATTTTATTAAACAACTAGACGACAGAGAGCAGTTGGTGAAAAAGGTGGATATTATTCCGTTGGAAATGGTAGTGAGAAACTACTCTGCGGGAAGTATGGCACAGCGTTTAGGTATGGAAGAAGGCATTAAATCTCCTATTACTATTTTTGATATTTGCTATAAAAAAGATGAGTTGGGAGACCCACTAATCAACGATTATCACGCTATATTTCTAGGAGCTGCTACAAGAGAAGAACTAGACGAAATGTATTCGTTAACAGGTAGAATCAACCAAATTCTAATTGAATTATTTGATAAAATGAATATCATCTTGGTAGATTTTAAAATAGAACTTGGCAAAACTTCAGACGGACAAATCATTTTAGCTGATGAAATCTCTCCCGACACTTGCCGCCTTTGGGATAAAGATACAATGAAAAAATTAGATAAAGACCGTTTTAGAAGGGATTTAGGTGGTGTTACAGAGGCATACGAGGAAATTTACGAAAGACTAAAAAAAGTGTTAGCATAA
- the thrS gene encoding threonine--tRNA ligase: MVKITLPDGSIREFEGVVTPLEVAKSISEGLARNTISAMVNNKQVEVTTPITEDATVQLLTWNDDMGKKAFWHSSAHLLAQAILAYYPNAKLTIGPAIENGFYYDVDFGDETLSEKDFEKIEQKMLENAKKDSTFKLYAISKAEALKEYADNPYKTELIENLNDGEITFCSHDDFTDLCRGGHIPSTGIVKAVKILNAAGAYWRGDEKNPQLTRVYGISFPKQKDLKEYLERLEEAKRRDHRKLGKELGLFTFSEKVGAGLPLWLPKGAALRKKLESFLSEAQRKGGYEFVMTPHIGNIELYKTSGHYEKYGADSFQPIKTPHVGEEFLLKPMNCPHHCEVYKAQQWSYKDLPKRYAEFGTVYRYEQSGELHGLTRVRGFTQDDAHLFCTPDQLLEEFEKVIDLVLYVFKSLGFEDFIAQVSLRDKENRAKYIGSEENWEKAESAIITAAKNKGLNTVVEYGEAAFYGPKLDFMVKDALGRSWQLGTIQVDYNLPERFDLTYVGSDNERHRPIMIHRAPFGSMERFIAILIENTAGDFPLWLNPDQYILLPISEKYTDYAKKVSQLLENHDICGLVDERNEKTGKKIRDAEMKKIPFMLIVGENEAGNQTVSVRKRGEGDLGEMSIESFVEYFKNEAKVIK; the protein is encoded by the coding sequence ATGGTAAAAATCACACTCCCTGATGGAAGTATCAGAGAATTTGAAGGAGTAGTAACTCCTTTAGAAGTAGCAAAATCTATTAGTGAAGGGTTGGCTAGAAATACCATTTCAGCCATGGTAAACAACAAACAAGTGGAGGTAACCACCCCAATAACCGAAGATGCTACGGTACAACTTCTTACATGGAATGATGATATGGGAAAGAAGGCTTTTTGGCATTCTTCTGCTCACCTTTTAGCACAAGCAATATTGGCGTATTATCCAAATGCTAAACTTACCATTGGTCCTGCTATAGAGAATGGTTTCTACTACGATGTAGATTTTGGAGATGAAACTTTATCTGAAAAAGATTTTGAAAAGATAGAGCAAAAAATGCTAGAAAATGCAAAGAAAGACTCTACTTTTAAACTTTATGCTATTTCTAAAGCAGAGGCTTTGAAAGAATATGCTGACAACCCATATAAAACAGAATTGATAGAAAATCTTAATGATGGAGAAATTACTTTCTGTTCTCACGACGATTTTACAGATTTATGTAGAGGTGGGCATATACCTTCTACGGGGATTGTCAAAGCAGTTAAGATACTTAATGCTGCAGGAGCCTATTGGCGTGGTGATGAGAAAAATCCACAATTAACGAGAGTTTACGGAATATCTTTCCCTAAACAAAAAGACCTTAAAGAATACCTAGAAAGACTAGAAGAGGCTAAGCGTAGAGACCATAGAAAATTAGGAAAAGAGCTAGGCTTATTTACTTTTTCTGAAAAGGTAGGTGCAGGGTTACCTTTATGGTTACCTAAAGGAGCGGCTCTTAGAAAAAAATTAGAAAGCTTCCTTTCAGAAGCACAAAGAAAAGGCGGTTACGAATTTGTAATGACTCCACATATTGGGAATATAGAACTATATAAAACCTCTGGACATTATGAAAAATATGGAGCAGACAGCTTCCAACCAATAAAAACGCCGCATGTAGGAGAGGAGTTTTTATTAAAACCAATGAACTGTCCACATCACTGTGAAGTTTATAAAGCACAACAATGGTCTTATAAAGATTTACCTAAAAGATATGCAGAGTTCGGTACGGTATATCGTTATGAACAAAGTGGCGAATTACACGGACTTACTAGAGTAAGAGGATTTACTCAAGATGACGCCCATTTATTCTGTACACCAGACCAACTATTAGAGGAATTTGAAAAAGTAATAGATTTGGTGCTCTATGTATTTAAATCTTTAGGATTTGAAGACTTTATAGCACAGGTATCATTAAGAGATAAAGAGAATAGAGCTAAATACATTGGTTCTGAAGAGAACTGGGAGAAAGCAGAGTCTGCAATTATTACGGCAGCTAAGAACAAGGGGCTCAACACTGTTGTAGAATATGGTGAGGCTGCATTTTATGGACCTAAATTAGATTTTATGGTTAAAGATGCTTTGGGTAGAAGTTGGCAGCTCGGAACCATACAGGTGGATTATAACCTTCCCGAAAGGTTTGATTTAACCTATGTAGGTAGCGATAACGAAAGACATCGCCCTATCATGATTCACCGTGCACCTTTTGGTTCTATGGAAAGATTTATTGCTATTTTAATAGAAAATACAGCAGGTGATTTCCCACTTTGGTTAAATCCAGACCAATATATACTACTTCCAATCAGTGAAAAATATACAGATTACGCTAAAAAAGTTTCACAATTATTAGAAAATCACGATATTTGCGGACTGGTAGATGAGAGAAATGAAAAAACGGGTAAAAAAATCCGTGATGCAGAAATGAAGAAAATACCATTTATGCTCATTGTAGGAGAGAATGAAGCAGGTAACCAAACGGTATCTGTAAGAAAAAGAGGAGAAGGAGATTTAGGAGAAATGAGTATAGAAAGCTTTGTGGAATATTTTAAAAACGAAGCAAAGGTTATAAAATAA
- a CDS encoding 3-hydroxybutyryl-CoA dehydrogenase: MKNIVVIGAGTMGNGIAHTFAQNGFKVNLVDISQEALDRGVNTISKNLDRIISKGHLTEAQKEETLNNITKNTSLENAVKSADLIVEAATENTELKLNIFKQIDALAPEHCILATNTSSISITQIAAVTQRPDKVIGMHFMNPVPIMKLVEIIKGYSTSKETFDVVYKISKDLSKVPVEVNDYPGFVANRILMPMINEAIETLYNNVAGVEEIDTVMKLGMAHPMGPLQLADFIGLDVCLAILNVMYDGFKNPKYAPCPLLVNMVMAGKLGVKSGEGFYDYTETKKAEKVARMFSKN; this comes from the coding sequence ATGAAAAATATTGTAGTAATAGGGGCAGGAACAATGGGCAATGGGATAGCCCATACCTTTGCTCAAAATGGTTTTAAAGTCAATTTAGTAGATATTTCGCAGGAAGCACTAGACAGAGGTGTTAATACTATTTCTAAAAATTTAGATAGAATTATTTCTAAAGGACATCTTACCGAAGCTCAAAAAGAAGAAACGCTAAACAATATTACCAAAAACACTTCCTTAGAAAATGCTGTTAAAAGTGCTGATTTGATTGTAGAAGCCGCTACTGAAAATACAGAACTGAAGTTGAATATCTTTAAACAAATAGATGCTTTAGCTCCGGAGCATTGCATTCTCGCAACCAATACATCATCTATATCCATCACTCAGATTGCAGCGGTAACACAAAGACCTGATAAAGTTATAGGAATGCATTTTATGAATCCTGTTCCTATTATGAAATTAGTAGAAATTATCAAAGGTTATTCTACTTCTAAAGAAACTTTTGATGTGGTTTATAAAATATCAAAAGACTTGTCAAAAGTCCCTGTGGAAGTTAATGATTATCCTGGGTTTGTAGCCAATAGAATCCTGATGCCAATGATAAACGAAGCTATAGAAACTTTATACAATAATGTAGCTGGAGTAGAAGAAATAGACACCGTGATGAAGTTAGGTATGGCTCATCCTATGGGACCATTACAATTAGCAGATTTTATAGGTTTAGATGTTTGTTTAGCTATCCTTAATGTTATGTATGATGGCTTTAAAAATCCAAAGTACGCCCCGTGTCCACTATTGGTAAATATGGTAATGGCAGGAAAATTGGGGGTAAAGTCGGGAGAAGGTTTCTACGATTATACCGAAACTAAAAAGGCTGAAAAAGTAGCTCGTATGTTTTCTAAAAATTAA
- the rplT gene encoding 50S ribosomal protein L20: MPRSVNSVASRARRKKVMKQAKGFFGRRKNVWTVAKNAVEKAMQYAYRGRKEKKRNFRSLWIMRINAGCREYGMSYSQFMGALKKNNIELNRKVLADLAMNHPEAFKAVVDQVK; this comes from the coding sequence ATGCCAAGATCAGTAAATTCTGTAGCGTCAAGAGCACGCAGAAAAAAAGTAATGAAACAAGCTAAAGGTTTTTTCGGTAGGAGAAAAAACGTTTGGACTGTTGCTAAAAATGCCGTGGAAAAGGCAATGCAATATGCCTACCGTGGTAGAAAAGAGAAGAAAAGAAATTTCAGAAGCCTTTGGATTATGCGTATTAACGCAGGATGCAGAGAATACGGAATGTCTTACTCTCAGTTTATGGGAGCTCTTAAAAAGAACAACATCGAGTTGAACAGAAAAGTTCTTGCAGACCTTGCAATGAACCACCCTGAAGCATTCAAAGCTGTTGTAGACCAAGTAAAATAA
- a CDS encoding anthranilate synthase component II: MKILVFDNYDSFTYNLVQMIEQITGNEVDVFRNDKIPLEDIEQYDKIILSPGPGVPSEAGRLLEVIKTYASTKSILGVCLGQQAIAETFGGSLVNLDKIYHGVATQAEIIKSDALLFQNMPKNIEIGRYHSWAVNLEDFPSELEITAVDEEGMIMALQHKTYDVHAVQFHPESILTPLGRTILSNFLNAS; encoded by the coding sequence ATGAAAATATTAGTATTTGATAATTATGATAGTTTTACCTATAATTTAGTTCAAATGATCGAGCAAATTACAGGTAATGAGGTAGATGTTTTTAGAAATGATAAAATTCCGTTAGAAGATATAGAGCAATATGATAAAATAATATTGTCCCCAGGACCTGGTGTTCCCAGCGAGGCAGGACGATTGTTAGAAGTGATTAAAACTTATGCATCTACCAAATCTATTTTGGGAGTTTGTCTTGGGCAACAAGCCATTGCAGAGACTTTTGGAGGAAGCTTGGTTAATTTAGATAAAATTTATCACGGTGTGGCTACACAAGCCGAAATTATAAAGTCAGATGCCCTTCTGTTTCAAAATATGCCCAAAAATATAGAAATAGGCAGGTATCATTCTTGGGCTGTAAATCTTGAGGATTTCCCTTCAGAATTAGAAATAACGGCCGTTGATGAGGAGGGTATGATTATGGCACTTCAGCACAAAACTTACGATGTACACGCTGTTCAATTTCATCCTGAGAGTATTTTAACACCTTTAGGAAGAACGATTTTAAGTAATTTTCTAAATGCTTCGTAG
- the infC gene encoding translation initiation factor IF-3 — translation MINEKIRAKEVRLVGDNVESGIYPLAKARELAEEQELDLVVISDKAEPFIARIMDYKKFLYEQKKKQKELKAKQVKVVVKEIRFGPQTDDHDYEFKKKHAEKFLEEGSKLKTYVFFKGRSIVFKDQGEILLLKLAQDLEHVGKVDQLPKLEGKRMIMMMSPKKTK, via the coding sequence ATGATTAATGAAAAAATCCGTGCTAAAGAGGTTCGCCTTGTAGGGGATAATGTAGAATCAGGTATATATCCGCTAGCCAAAGCTAGAGAATTGGCAGAAGAACAAGAACTAGACTTGGTAGTTATATCTGATAAAGCAGAGCCTTTCATCGCTCGTATTATGGATTATAAAAAGTTCCTTTATGAGCAGAAGAAGAAACAAAAAGAGCTTAAAGCTAAACAAGTAAAAGTAGTGGTAAAGGAGATTCGTTTTGGACCTCAAACCGATGACCACGACTACGAATTTAAGAAAAAACACGCCGAAAAGTTCTTAGAAGAAGGTTCTAAACTTAAAACCTATGTGTTTTTTAAAGGGCGTTCTATTGTTTTCAAAGATCAAGGAGAAATACTTTTATTAAAACTTGCTCAAGATTTAGAGCACGTTGGGAAAGTGGATCAGCTACCTAAATTAGAGGGCAAAAGAATGATTATGATGATGAGTCCTAAGAAAACGAAGTAA
- the rpmI gene encoding 50S ribosomal protein L35: protein MPKLKTKSGAKKRFALTGTGKIKRKNAYKSHILTKKETKQKRNLTQTSYVHSSDEKSVLKQLAIK, encoded by the coding sequence ATGCCAAAATTAAAAACGAAATCAGGAGCTAAGAAGCGTTTTGCTCTTACCGGAACTGGTAAAATCAAAAGAAAAAATGCTTACAAAAGTCACATTTTGACTAAGAAGGAAACTAAGCAAAAGAGAAATCTTACGCAAACTTCTTATGTTCATTCATCTGACGAGAAAAGCGTTTTGAAGCAATTAGCTATCAAGTAG
- a CDS encoding phosphoribosylformylglycinamidine synthase yields the protein MSKRIYIEKRGIFDVESPKIFDEIKNILPNIKQVKVYNIYDVFGLNDTDFDKVVYNVFADPVTDVLHYENPAKSSSFAMEFLPGQYDQRADSAQQCIVLLTENTQAKVRSGKLVEIEGINKEELQKVKDLLINRVESQEKDLSKLEIPKEEMPKEVVVYNDFITLNESQLKEFYTEQNFAFGLDDLAYIQDYFKSEQRNPTETELKVLDTYWSDHCRHTTFETELKDIRFEGQFKATLEHIFKDYLEKRAFLGREAKPVSLMDLATICAKYFHKMGKLDNLVVSDEINACTIKIDAEFDGKKEPWYLLFKNETHNHPTEIEPFGGASTCLGGAIRDPLSGRSFVYQAMRLSGAADVLEPMENTLKGKLPQRTITKQAANGYSSYGNQIGLATTQVSEIYHEGYRAKRMEVGFVVGAVPVDWVKREQPKAGDLVIILGGATGRDGVGGATGSSKEQDETSIHTLSTEVQKGNAVEERKIQRLFRNPEVTKLIKKSNDFGAGGVSVAIGEIAESLEVNLDVLPLKYEGLNGTELAISESQERMAVVIDANDKDKFINFCKAENILAVEVAKVTDSGRMQMFWKGDKIVDLSRTFLDTNGCSKKQEVAVNHLQEVHTERLEFNETNLKKLLADKNVSSQKGLLEMFDSSVGATTVAMPLGGKHQLTPMEGSVQTLPIMEAKDIETVSLASWGFDAAISEQNSMVGAANAVVESVAKIVAMGGDFRKIRLSFQEYFEKLGQNPDKWGKPLASLLGAYHAQMNFELAAIGGKDSMSGTYQDINVPPTLISFACADGQKSNIISPEFKKAGNLIYHFYHQFQETEEAKGLPNYNDLKEIYTYIFNQIKDKKIVSIKTIKEGGLAVGLAKMAFGNGLGAIVNANDTALLEKNIGGLLIESTEPLSHQLLQKIGEVSNDKQLVINNDSFDIDDLKKVYCQTFEPLFPTKEKQKIELELDTQLNSIEPRTIIIKKHHITKPKVFTPVFPGTNCEYETLNAFRKEGAEVSMKPLVNLNHNALQESIKAWAKEIDQSQILAFSGGFSAGDEPDGSAKFIVNVLKNDIMREAVHRLLERDGMIIGICNGFQALVKSGLLPYGEIRDLDQNSPTLAHNSIGRHISQMVNVEVVNEDSPWLKGMKGEIYTIPISHGEGRFMASEEVITQLYKNGQIATQYVDLDGAIAHGMPYNPNNSLFAIEGITSPCGKIFGRMGHPERYAEGLMKNIPTANYHNIFKNGVSYFRD from the coding sequence ATGAGTAAAAGGATTTACATAGAAAAAAGAGGGATTTTTGATGTAGAAAGTCCCAAAATTTTCGATGAAATAAAAAATATATTACCTAATATTAAGCAGGTGAAGGTTTATAACATCTACGATGTTTTTGGACTTAATGATACTGATTTTGATAAGGTAGTATATAATGTATTTGCAGACCCTGTAACCGATGTTTTGCACTATGAAAATCCTGCTAAGAGTTCATCTTTTGCTATGGAGTTTCTACCAGGTCAATATGACCAAAGGGCAGATTCTGCGCAGCAATGTATTGTATTGCTAACAGAAAATACCCAAGCTAAAGTAAGAAGCGGAAAGCTAGTAGAAATAGAGGGTATCAATAAAGAGGAACTACAAAAAGTAAAAGATTTACTCATCAATAGAGTAGAGTCGCAAGAGAAAGACCTTTCTAAATTGGAAATCCCAAAAGAGGAAATGCCTAAAGAAGTTGTAGTTTATAATGATTTTATCACTTTAAACGAATCACAACTAAAGGAGTTCTATACAGAGCAAAACTTCGCCTTTGGTTTAGACGATTTAGCTTATATACAAGATTATTTTAAGTCAGAACAGAGAAATCCAACAGAAACAGAGCTTAAAGTTTTAGATACTTATTGGAGTGACCATTGCCGACACACCACCTTTGAAACAGAACTTAAAGACATTCGTTTTGAGGGACAGTTTAAGGCTACTTTAGAACATATTTTTAAAGATTATTTAGAAAAAAGAGCGTTTTTAGGACGAGAAGCTAAACCTGTTTCGTTAATGGATTTGGCTACTATTTGTGCTAAATATTTCCATAAAATGGGAAAACTAGATAATCTTGTGGTTTCAGACGAAATCAATGCTTGTACTATCAAAATAGATGCTGAATTTGATGGTAAAAAAGAGCCTTGGTACCTTTTATTTAAAAACGAAACTCACAATCACCCTACGGAAATAGAGCCTTTTGGTGGAGCATCTACTTGTTTAGGTGGTGCTATCAGAGACCCGTTATCTGGGCGTTCGTTTGTGTATCAGGCGATGCGTCTTTCGGGAGCGGCAGATGTATTAGAGCCTATGGAAAACACGCTCAAAGGTAAACTGCCTCAAAGAACAATTACCAAACAAGCGGCTAATGGCTATTCGTCCTACGGAAATCAGATTGGTTTAGCGACGACACAAGTTTCCGAAATTTATCACGAAGGCTATCGTGCTAAGAGAATGGAAGTTGGTTTTGTAGTGGGAGCTGTGCCTGTAGATTGGGTAAAAAGAGAGCAACCTAAGGCAGGCGATTTAGTCATTATTTTAGGAGGTGCTACGGGTAGAGACGGCGTAGGAGGTGCTACTGGAAGTTCCAAAGAGCAAGACGAAACTTCTATCCATACACTATCTACCGAGGTACAAAAGGGTAATGCTGTAGAGGAGAGAAAAATACAAAGGCTTTTCAGAAATCCAGAGGTTACAAAGTTAATTAAAAAATCAAATGATTTTGGTGCTGGAGGAGTTTCGGTGGCCATAGGTGAAATAGCTGAAAGTTTGGAAGTCAATCTTGATGTTCTTCCTTTAAAATACGAAGGACTTAACGGAACCGAATTAGCTATATCTGAATCTCAAGAGAGAATGGCAGTGGTAATAGATGCCAACGATAAAGATAAATTCATCAACTTTTGTAAGGCGGAGAATATTCTAGCAGTAGAAGTTGCTAAAGTTACAGATTCTGGCAGAATGCAAATGTTTTGGAAAGGTGATAAGATTGTGGATTTAAGCCGTACATTTTTGGATACCAATGGCTGTTCTAAAAAACAAGAAGTAGCGGTTAATCACCTTCAAGAAGTACATACAGAAAGGTTAGAATTTAACGAAACTAACTTAAAAAAATTATTAGCTGACAAAAATGTGTCTTCTCAAAAAGGGTTGTTGGAAATGTTTGACTCTAGCGTGGGAGCAACTACGGTAGCGATGCCTCTAGGTGGAAAACATCAATTAACACCAATGGAGGGAAGCGTTCAAACTTTACCAATTATGGAGGCTAAGGATATAGAAACCGTTTCTTTAGCCAGTTGGGGATTTGATGCCGCTATTTCGGAACAAAACTCAATGGTGGGAGCGGCTAATGCCGTAGTGGAAAGTGTGGCTAAAATTGTAGCGATGGGTGGAGATTTCCGCAAAATTCGTTTAAGTTTCCAAGAATATTTTGAGAAACTTGGGCAAAATCCAGATAAATGGGGGAAACCATTAGCCTCGTTGCTAGGAGCTTATCATGCTCAGATGAACTTTGAGTTAGCCGCTATTGGCGGAAAAGACTCTATGTCTGGTACTTATCAAGACATCAATGTACCGCCTACACTTATTTCGTTTGCGTGTGCAGATGGTCAGAAATCAAATATCATTTCGCCTGAATTTAAAAAAGCAGGAAATTTAATTTATCATTTCTATCATCAATTTCAAGAAACAGAAGAAGCTAAAGGACTTCCTAATTATAATGATTTAAAGGAAATATACACCTATATTTTCAATCAAATTAAAGATAAAAAAATCGTTTCTATAAAAACCATAAAAGAAGGTGGTCTTGCTGTGGGATTAGCCAAAATGGCTTTTGGAAATGGGTTAGGAGCGATAGTTAATGCTAATGATACAGCTTTATTAGAAAAAAATATCGGAGGATTACTTATTGAAAGTACAGAGCCTTTATCTCACCAGTTACTACAAAAGATAGGTGAAGTTAGCAACGATAAACAATTAGTAATCAACAATGATAGTTTTGATATAGATGATTTGAAGAAAGTCTATTGTCAAACTTTTGAACCGCTTTTCCCAACAAAGGAAAAACAAAAAATAGAGCTAGAATTAGATACCCAACTCAATTCTATTGAACCTAGAACGATTATCATTAAAAAACATCATATTACCAAACCAAAGGTATTCACGCCTGTTTTCCCAGGTACTAATTGCGAATATGAAACACTTAATGCCTTCCGAAAAGAAGGAGCAGAGGTTTCTATGAAGCCACTGGTTAATCTTAACCACAATGCTTTGCAAGAGAGTATCAAAGCGTGGGCTAAGGAGATAGACCAATCCCAAATTTTGGCTTTTTCGGGTGGTTTTTCCGCCGGAGACGAACCAGATGGCTCTGCCAAATTCATCGTAAATGTGCTTAAGAATGATATAATGCGTGAGGCTGTACACCGACTTTTGGAAAGAGATGGTATGATTATCGGTATCTGTAATGGCTTCCAAGCATTGGTAAAATCAGGTCTATTACCTTATGGTGAGATTAGAGATTTAGACCAAAATTCGCCTACTTTAGCTCATAATAGCATCGGAAGACATATTTCTCAAATGGTAAATGTGGAGGTGGTTAATGAGGATAGCCCTTGGCTTAAAGGTATGAAAGGAGAGATTTATACCATTCCAATTTCCCACGGAGAGGGACGATTTATGGCATCAGAAGAAGTGATTACTCAATTATACAAGAATGGACAAATTGCGACACAATATGTAGATTTAGACGGAGCTATTGCTCACGGTATGCCATACAATCCTAACAATTCTCTATTTGCAATTGAGGGTATTACCAGCCCTTGCGGTAAGATATTCGGTAGAATGGGACACCCTGAACGCTATGCAGAAGGATTGATGAAGAATATCCCAACGGCAAACTATCATAATATATTTAAGAACGGGGTTTCTTATTTCAGAGATTAA